The Lacrimispora xylanolytica genome has a segment encoding these proteins:
- a CDS encoding glutamine amidotransferase-related protein — translation MHIHFIIHEVFEGPGAFLTWAKMRGHSIGYSRVYKGEPLPLSFEQIDLLIVMGGPQSPSTTIEMCPHFDGAAEIALIKKCIDVNKAVIGVCLGAQLIGEAYGARCEKSSEKEIGGFPVFLTEEGKDHRFFSHFDNGCMVGHWHNDMPGLTEKSQVIAYSEGCPRQIIQYGTFVYGFQCHMEFTHELVELLIEHSEAELREDKERKFVQQPDVLRNNDYTTMNDKLYVFLDLLTKEYLHQ, via the coding sequence GTGCACATACATTTTATTATACACGAAGTTTTCGAAGGACCGGGAGCGTTTTTAACATGGGCAAAGATGAGAGGACACAGCATTGGTTATTCAAGGGTATATAAAGGTGAACCGCTTCCCCTTTCATTCGAGCAGATTGATTTATTAATTGTAATGGGTGGCCCTCAGTCACCGAGTACGACAATTGAGATGTGTCCTCATTTTGATGGGGCCGCAGAAATAGCCTTGATTAAGAAGTGCATTGATGTAAATAAGGCAGTGATTGGTGTATGCTTAGGAGCCCAGCTGATTGGCGAGGCATATGGTGCAAGGTGTGAAAAAAGTTCTGAAAAAGAAATTGGCGGTTTTCCCGTCTTTTTAACCGAAGAAGGTAAGGATCATAGATTCTTTTCCCACTTTGACAATGGCTGCATGGTGGGGCATTGGCATAATGATATGCCGGGGCTGACAGAAAAAAGCCAGGTAATCGCTTACAGCGAAGGCTGCCCCAGGCAGATAATACAATACGGTACGTTTGTTTATGGGTTCCAGTGTCATATGGAATTCACTCATGAACTGGTAGAACTTCTAATCGAACATTCAGAAGCTGAGCTACGAGAAGATAAGGAAAGAAAGTTTGTTCAGCAGCCAGATGTATTAAGGAACAATGATTATACAACTATGAATGATAAATTATATGTTTTCCTGGATTTGCTTACAAAGGAATATTTACATCAATAA